One genomic segment of Natrononativus amylolyticus includes these proteins:
- a CDS encoding NYN domain-containing protein, which produces MFERVRARFAAVDDTPAVGLFIDGPNVFRDEFDVDLDDLREIGQSLGRTGVLRLYLDEHATPGLIQAAEARGFEVVITSGDVDVKLAVDATALVAEGRLDVLAIGSRDTDFKPVLEYAGAAGVETVAIAPGAHGRSDALRNAADEAITLGS; this is translated from the coding sequence ATGTTCGAGCGCGTTCGTGCCCGCTTCGCCGCCGTCGACGACACCCCCGCGGTCGGTCTCTTCATCGACGGGCCGAACGTCTTCAGAGACGAGTTCGACGTCGACCTGGACGACCTCAGAGAGATCGGCCAGTCGCTCGGCCGCACCGGCGTCCTCCGCCTCTACCTCGACGAACACGCGACGCCTGGGCTGATCCAGGCCGCCGAGGCGCGCGGGTTCGAGGTGGTCATCACGAGCGGCGACGTCGACGTCAAACTCGCCGTCGACGCGACGGCGCTCGTCGCCGAAGGACGTCTCGACGTGCTCGCGATCGGCTCTCGAGACACCGACTTCAAGCCCGTCCTCGAGTACGCCGGCGCGGCCGGCGTCGAAACCGTCGCGATCGCCCCCGGGGCCCACGGCCGCTCCGACGCCCTCCGGAACGCCGCCGACGAGGCGATCACTCTCGGATCGTAG
- a CDS encoding TatD family hydrolase, whose translation MTDVDTPILDNHLHIDPDNGRGLEAVRDFARVGGTHLLIVNKPSWHLGVEADRGEDFRPVFERTLEVVAAASAELPGRAWPVLGVHPGLVSRLIDDRGVSPDEAREIMRGGIDVAAEYVRSGEALALKSGRPHYEVSDAVWDASNAVMRRAFEHGADCDCSVQLHTEASEDLTELAAWAEDAGLPAHRVVKHYAGGRLAGPTPSVMSERDRLEVAAETGEPFLMETDFVDDPDRPGAVLGPKTVPRRVRWLLEEGYDAAVENAHVETPALVYGIDTDGTLT comes from the coding sequence ATGACCGACGTCGACACGCCGATCCTCGACAACCACCTCCACATCGACCCCGACAACGGCCGGGGGCTCGAGGCCGTCCGGGATTTCGCGCGCGTGGGCGGGACGCACCTGCTGATCGTGAACAAACCCTCCTGGCACCTCGGCGTCGAGGCCGATCGGGGCGAGGACTTCCGGCCCGTCTTCGAGCGCACCCTCGAGGTCGTCGCCGCCGCCTCGGCCGAACTCCCGGGGCGGGCCTGGCCCGTCCTCGGCGTCCACCCCGGCCTCGTCTCCCGGCTGATCGACGACCGCGGGGTCTCGCCCGACGAGGCCCGAGAGATCATGCGAGGCGGGATCGACGTCGCAGCCGAGTACGTCCGATCGGGGGAGGCGCTCGCGCTCAAGTCCGGCCGACCCCACTACGAGGTGAGCGATGCCGTCTGGGACGCCTCGAACGCGGTGATGCGCCGGGCGTTCGAGCACGGCGCCGACTGCGACTGTTCCGTCCAGCTCCACACCGAGGCGAGCGAGGACCTCACCGAACTCGCCGCGTGGGCCGAAGACGCCGGCCTCCCCGCTCACCGGGTCGTCAAACACTACGCCGGCGGGCGCCTCGCGGGGCCGACGCCGAGCGTGATGAGCGAGCGGGACCGCCTCGAGGTCGCGGCCGAAACGGGAGAGCCGTTTCTCATGGAGACCGACTTCGTCGACGATCCAGACCGGCCGGGCGCCGTCCTCGGACCCAAGACGGTTCCCCGCCGGGTCCGGTGGCTGCTCGAGGAGGGGTACGACGCGGCCGTCGAGAACGCACACGTCGAAACCCCCGCGCTCGTCTACGGGATCGACACCGACGGCACCCTCACGTAG
- a CDS encoding DUF2150 family protein, translating to MSNPPTEYYSAERWQNWIDRINDEEIDPEDESSARLLLNLQDDTAIAVAKIVSAYDEGELEQEQALSEIADVREIVLADVDIDDEETRMLVDGVQTSLVCVFFAAEEYVAGGPAEEGSVDDYLGAAANAEAEEDLDAALGYAAQAGTRIIDGEELDVSIAEELEYGLVTEWINGLDSLQSAMSDPEVVEEDE from the coding sequence ATGAGCAATCCCCCCACCGAGTACTATTCGGCGGAACGCTGGCAGAACTGGATCGACCGCATCAACGACGAGGAGATCGATCCGGAAGACGAGTCCTCCGCCCGCCTGCTGTTGAACCTCCAGGACGACACGGCGATCGCCGTCGCCAAGATCGTCTCGGCCTACGACGAGGGGGAACTCGAGCAGGAGCAGGCGCTTTCGGAGATCGCCGACGTCCGCGAGATCGTCCTCGCGGACGTCGACATCGACGACGAGGAGACGCGGATGCTCGTCGACGGCGTCCAGACGAGTCTCGTCTGCGTCTTCTTCGCCGCCGAGGAGTACGTCGCGGGCGGGCCGGCCGAGGAGGGGAGCGTCGACGACTATCTCGGCGCCGCCGCAAACGCCGAAGCCGAGGAGGACCTCGACGCCGCGCTGGGGTACGCCGCCCAGGCCGGCACGCGGATCATCGACGGCGAGGAGCTCGACGTCTCGATCGCCGAGGAACTCGAGTACGGACTGGTCACCGAGTGGATCAACGGTCTCGACAGCCTCCAGAGCGCGATGAGTGATCCCGAAGTCGTCGAGGAAGACGAGTAA
- the hmgB gene encoding hydroxymethylglutaryl-CoA synthase, translating into MTAVGIDAVEIWTGNLKLDLPGTFAPQKGEDPEKYTKGLGLNASSFPDSYEDIVTMAANAAYRLMDRKGLEPDDIGRIDVATESAFDNSKPVSTYVAGCLEGVFDGDFHHANKGERKFACIAGTQSLDDAYNWIRAGRNRGRAALVIATDTALYARDDAGEATQGAGAVAMLISEDPSLVELSTHQGYGSADETDFLKPNQQFPSVDGKRSVQVYLARMREALMDYESVAGDIHPDDVRFVPFHTPFPGMVRKAGLLGYRYLTRDTAIEEELAEEIGRQPRLEAFDTEDAYHDAVREYTDALKGTDRYREWYAETIDPTLTISREVGNWYTGSVHVARASALKHALETGEDATGETLMVGSYGSGAQAEVHTETVQAGWTEEIGALNVDEQLDSRYDLSWAEYEEVHDVHNHEMDVEVEEFTAPESEFVFDGWGRMGERKYRFVE; encoded by the coding sequence ATGACCGCAGTCGGTATCGACGCCGTCGAAATCTGGACCGGCAACCTCAAACTCGACCTTCCCGGAACCTTCGCTCCCCAGAAGGGCGAAGACCCCGAGAAGTACACGAAGGGACTGGGGCTGAACGCCTCGTCGTTCCCCGACAGCTACGAGGACATCGTCACGATGGCCGCCAACGCGGCCTACCGGCTGATGGACCGGAAGGGGCTCGAGCCCGACGACATCGGCCGGATCGACGTCGCGACCGAGAGCGCCTTCGACAACTCGAAACCCGTCTCGACGTACGTCGCGGGCTGCCTCGAGGGAGTGTTCGACGGCGACTTCCACCACGCGAACAAGGGCGAGCGAAAGTTCGCCTGCATCGCGGGCACCCAAAGCCTGGACGACGCCTACAACTGGATCCGCGCGGGACGCAACCGCGGCCGCGCGGCGCTCGTGATCGCGACGGACACCGCGCTGTACGCCCGCGACGATGCGGGCGAGGCGACTCAGGGCGCCGGCGCCGTCGCGATGCTCATTTCTGAGGACCCCTCGCTGGTCGAACTCTCGACCCACCAGGGCTACGGCAGCGCCGACGAGACCGACTTCCTCAAGCCCAACCAGCAGTTCCCGAGCGTCGACGGCAAGCGCTCGGTGCAGGTGTACCTCGCACGCATGCGCGAGGCGCTGATGGACTACGAATCCGTCGCCGGCGACATCCACCCCGACGACGTCCGGTTCGTGCCGTTTCACACGCCGTTCCCGGGGATGGTCCGCAAGGCCGGCCTGCTCGGCTACCGCTACCTCACGCGCGACACCGCCATCGAGGAGGAACTCGCCGAGGAGATCGGTCGCCAGCCCCGGCTGGAAGCGTTCGACACCGAGGACGCCTACCACGACGCCGTCCGGGAGTACACGGACGCGCTCAAGGGAACCGACCGATACCGCGAGTGGTACGCCGAGACGATCGACCCGACGCTGACGATCTCACGGGAGGTCGGCAACTGGTACACCGGCTCGGTTCACGTCGCCCGCGCCAGCGCGCTCAAACACGCCCTCGAGACCGGCGAGGACGCCACCGGCGAGACGCTGATGGTCGGCTCCTACGGCAGCGGCGCGCAGGCGGAGGTCCACACGGAGACCGTCCAGGCGGGCTGGACCGAGGAGATCGGGGCGCTGAACGTCGACGAACAGCTCGACTCCCGGTACGACCTCTCCTGGGCGGAGTACGAGGAGGTCCACGACGTCCACAACCACGAGATGGATGTCGAGGTCGAGGAGTTCACCGCTCCCGAATCGGAGTTCGTCTTCGACGGCTGGGGGCGGATGGGCGAACGGAAGTACCGGTTCGTCGAATAA
- the gcvPA gene encoding aminomethyl-transferring glycine dehydrogenase subunit GcvPA has translation MHGSHATGSPYAPHTDDDTTAMLEAIGVESVDDLFDIPEEVRFDDEFGIDARSERETRELVRSILGRNDDLTELLGRGHYGYYVPSLVDHLADRSEFLTSYTQYQPEVSQGFLQALFEYQSLLVELTGLEIANCSMYDAATALGEAATLADRARETSGHRVLVPDLLLKGRRSTLENYVAGTDLAVETYLTDDATADLEGLAELVDDEVAMIYAENPTVRGAIEERLSEIGDLATDASALFVLGTDPVALSLLQRPADVGADVVVGDASVLGLPTSYGMGLGLFATDERFLRQVPGRLVGISEDATDRRAYTLTLQTREQHIRRERATSNICTNQAWVALRTAMHAAVLGPSGMVDLAKRGVTRAEGLTERIDEIDGVTAPVHDRRHFREFVARVDRPARAVAEDLEDRGFAVHVVGEHELQCCVAGVDDAALDSFVDALAEVAR, from the coding sequence ATGCACGGATCACACGCCACGGGGAGCCCGTACGCACCCCACACGGATGACGACACGACGGCGATGCTCGAGGCGATCGGGGTCGAGTCGGTCGACGACCTCTTCGACATCCCCGAGGAGGTGCGATTCGACGACGAGTTCGGCATCGACGCCCGCAGCGAACGGGAGACGCGCGAACTCGTCCGGTCGATTCTCGGGCGCAACGACGATCTCACGGAACTGCTCGGCCGGGGCCACTACGGCTACTACGTTCCCTCGCTGGTCGACCACCTCGCCGACCGCTCGGAGTTTCTGACCTCCTACACCCAGTACCAGCCAGAGGTCTCCCAGGGCTTCCTCCAGGCGCTGTTCGAGTACCAGTCGCTGCTGGTCGAACTCACGGGTCTGGAGATCGCGAACTGCTCGATGTACGACGCCGCCACCGCGCTGGGCGAGGCCGCGACCCTGGCCGACCGCGCCCGCGAGACGAGCGGCCACCGCGTGCTCGTCCCCGACTTGCTTCTCAAGGGCCGGCGAAGCACCCTCGAGAACTACGTCGCCGGCACCGACCTCGCGGTCGAGACGTATCTGACCGACGACGCGACGGCCGACCTCGAGGGGCTCGCGGAGCTGGTCGACGACGAGGTCGCGATGATCTACGCGGAGAATCCCACCGTCCGGGGGGCGATCGAGGAGCGACTGTCCGAGATCGGCGACCTCGCGACCGATGCGTCGGCGCTGTTCGTCCTCGGCACCGACCCGGTCGCGCTCTCGTTGCTCCAGCGGCCGGCCGACGTCGGCGCTGACGTCGTCGTCGGCGATGCGAGCGTGCTCGGGCTGCCGACGAGCTACGGGATGGGACTCGGGCTGTTCGCCACCGACGAACGGTTCCTCAGACAGGTGCCGGGACGGCTCGTCGGCATCAGCGAGGACGCGACAGACCGGCGGGCGTACACCCTGACCCTGCAGACGCGCGAACAGCACATCCGCCGGGAGCGAGCGACGAGCAACATCTGTACGAACCAGGCGTGGGTCGCCCTCCGGACGGCGATGCACGCGGCCGTGCTCGGTCCCTCAGGGATGGTCGATCTCGCAAAGCGGGGCGTGACTCGAGCCGAAGGACTCACGGAGCGGATCGACGAGATCGACGGCGTCACGGCACCGGTCCACGACCGCCGGCACTTCCGGGAGTTCGTCGCCCGCGTCGACCGGCCCGCGCGGGCGGTAGCCGAGGACCTCGAGGATCGCGGTTTCGCGGTCCACGTCGTCGGTGAACACGAACTCCAGTGCTGCGTCGCGGGGGTCGACGACGCGGCGCTCGACTCCTTCGTCGACGCCCTCGCGGAGGTGGCCCGATGA
- the gcvPB gene encoding aminomethyl-transferring glycine dehydrogenase subunit GcvPB: protein MSDDRTPGEGAPGGQSRYDQARYVRDGQYEPLLSEKDLTRVEIDDSPLPDDLTRDGLELPELSEPELARHYTRLSQMVYGIDSGPYPLGSCTMKYNPKFTEDVAALPTAAVHPDRSAASVQGTLEVLYRLQDSLGRIGGMDAVTLQPPAGAAGEFVGIRVAAAYHADNGEDHRDEVIVPESAHGTNFATAALGGYDVVSLPSDEDGRVDLEALEAALSENTAALMLTNPNTLGLFERDIAEIAGMVHDVGGLLYYDGANLNALLGRARPGDMGFDVMHYNVHKTFATPHGGGGPGAGPVGVTEELAPFLPSPRVREREGESGYELFDPEQSIGHVHGFQGNWLVLLKAFAYIARLGDEGLWDASAKAVLNANYLASQIDYEVPYGPFHHEFVASAGDQDAADVAKRMLDYGVHPPTTKWPEIVPEALMTEPTEVESKETLDQLAAAFRAVAGEDDDALESAPERTTARRIDQTSAARNPRLSWQALEDSE from the coding sequence ATGAGCGACGACCGCACGCCGGGTGAAGGGGCGCCGGGCGGACAGTCCCGCTACGACCAAGCGAGGTACGTTCGCGACGGCCAGTACGAGCCGTTGCTCTCGGAGAAGGACCTGACCCGCGTCGAGATCGACGACTCACCGCTGCCCGACGACCTCACCCGGGACGGCCTCGAGCTTCCCGAACTCTCCGAACCCGAACTCGCGCGCCACTACACCCGGCTCTCCCAGATGGTCTACGGCATCGACAGCGGTCCCTACCCCCTGGGCTCGTGTACGATGAAGTACAACCCGAAGTTCACGGAGGACGTGGCGGCACTGCCGACGGCCGCGGTCCACCCCGACCGCTCTGCGGCGTCGGTCCAGGGGACCCTCGAGGTACTCTACCGGCTCCAGGACTCCCTCGGTCGAATCGGCGGGATGGACGCCGTCACCCTCCAGCCGCCGGCGGGGGCGGCCGGGGAGTTCGTCGGCATCCGCGTCGCAGCGGCCTACCACGCGGACAACGGCGAAGACCACCGCGACGAGGTGATCGTCCCCGAGAGTGCCCACGGCACGAACTTCGCGACGGCCGCCCTGGGCGGCTACGACGTCGTCTCCCTGCCCAGCGACGAGGACGGTCGGGTCGACCTCGAGGCGCTCGAGGCCGCCCTGAGCGAGAACACGGCCGCGCTCATGCTCACCAACCCGAACACGCTCGGATTGTTCGAGCGCGACATCGCCGAAATCGCCGGGATGGTCCACGACGTCGGGGGCCTGCTCTACTACGACGGCGCGAACCTCAACGCCCTGCTCGGCCGGGCCCGACCGGGAGACATGGGCTTCGACGTGATGCACTACAACGTCCACAAGACGTTCGCGACGCCCCACGGCGGGGGCGGCCCCGGTGCGGGACCGGTCGGCGTCACCGAGGAACTCGCCCCCTTCCTCCCCTCGCCGCGGGTGCGCGAGCGGGAGGGCGAGAGCGGCTACGAACTGTTCGATCCCGAACAGTCGATCGGCCACGTCCACGGCTTCCAAGGCAACTGGCTCGTCCTGCTGAAGGCGTTCGCCTACATCGCCCGGCTGGGTGACGAGGGACTCTGGGACGCCAGCGCGAAGGCCGTGCTCAACGCGAACTACCTCGCCAGCCAGATCGACTACGAGGTTCCCTACGGCCCGTTCCACCACGAGTTCGTCGCCAGCGCCGGCGACCAGGACGCCGCCGACGTCGCCAAGCGGATGCTCGACTACGGAGTCCACCCGCCGACGACGAAGTGGCCGGAGATCGTCCCCGAGGCGCTGATGACCGAGCCGACGGAAGTCGAGAGCAAGGAGACGCTGGACCAGCTCGCCGCGGCGTTCCGGGCGGTCGCCGGCGAGGACGACGACGCGCTCGAGTCCGCCCCCGAGCGAACCACCGCGCGACGGATCGACCAGACGAGCGCCGCGCGCAACCCGCGGCTCTCCTGGCAGGCGCTCGAGGACAGTGAGTGA